One genomic window of Panicum hallii strain FIL2 chromosome 6, PHallii_v3.1, whole genome shotgun sequence includes the following:
- the LOC112898409 gene encoding phosphatidylinositol/phosphatidylcholine transfer protein SFH6-like, with protein sequence MSVSHAEDIEISLCDGNSEDERRRRKIGSLRRKAIHALKKRGRRRVDFRFPPVAISIEDVRDAEEERAVAAFRDRLNAHELLPDKHDDYHMMLRFLKARKFDAEKAMQMWADMLKWRKDFGADTILEDFEFEELDDVLRYYPQGYHGVDREGRPVYIERLGKVDPNKLMNITSTDRYIKYHVQEFERAFRERFPACTLAAKRHIDSTTTILDVQGVGLKNFSKTARELINRMQKIDSDYYPETLHQMFVVNAGSGFKLIWNSVKGFLDPKTSSKIHVLGSNYQSRLLEVIDSSELPEFLGGSCTCSDKGGCLGSNKGPWNDPYILKLIHNLEAGCVREIKPVSEGEERSCSSFRLEQLKWQGMLSDTSNAESGSEVDDFGPSYVQKFSDYGCLTPVHEEVKGTDCATYYSCDDQSHPDMGPVSYSGARRTTEMVQKQTADFRQSSTNTRPRHLGNDALNVDGTVAQRGWENIVKLVVTGLIKLFTFIRLFISRAEGRLENVHRSAPPVILAPEKPRPWTVSDEEMCSCLQRLDNLESLCNHLATKPPQIPEDKDLVLLSSFERIKSVEADLERTKRVLHATVAKQKALVEALESVQESSRVKKRMFCS encoded by the exons ATGTCGG TGAGCCATGCGGAGGACATTGAGATATCGCTGTGCGACGGCAACTCGGaggacgagcggcggcggcggaagatcGGCTCGCTGCGGCGGAAGGCCATCCACGCGCTCAAGAAGCGTGGGAGGCGGCGCGTCGACTTCCGCTTCCCGCCGGTGGCGATCTCCATCGAGGACGTCCGCGACGCAGAGGAGGAACGCGCTGTCGCCGCCTTCCGCGACCGCCTCAACGCGCACGAGCTCCTCCCCGACAAACACGACGACTACCACATGATGCTAAG GTTCTTGAAAGCCAGGAAGTTTGACGCGGAGAAGGCTATGCAGATGTGGGCGGATATGCTGAAGTGGAGGAAGGACTTCGGAGCTGACACCATCCTTGAG GATTTTGAGTTTGAAGAACTGGATGATGTGCTGCGCTACTACCCTCAGGGCTACCATGGTGTCGACCGTGAGGGCCGTCCGGTGTACATCGAGAGGCTCGGGAAGGTGGATCCGAACAAGCTCATGAACATTACTTCAACGGATCGCTACATCAAGTATCATGTCCAGGAGTTTGAGAGGGCCTTCAGGGAGAGGTTCCCAGCCTGCACATTGGCCGCTAAGAGGCACATTgactccaccaccaccatcttGGATGTCCAGGGTGTG GGGCTTAAGAATTTCTCTAAGACTGCTAGGGAACTTATTAACCGTATGCAGAAGATTGACAGTGACTATTATCCTGAG ACGCTGCACCAAATGTTTGTTGTGAATGCTGGCAGTGGGTTCAAGTTGATCTGGAACAGCGTGAAGGGCTTCCTTGACCCAAAAACTTCATCCAAGATTCAT GTTCTTGGTTCGAACTACCAGAGTAGGCTTCTTGAAGTAATAGACTCGAG TGAGTTGCCAGAATTCCTAGGTGGTTCATGCACATGTAGTGACAAGGGTGGTTGTCTTGGATCCAACAAAGGGCCATGGAATGATCCTTATATATTGAAG CTGATACACAATTTGGAGGCTGGATGTGTGAGGGAAATCAAACCTGTTTCTGAGGGGGAGGAAAGAAGCTGCTCTTCATTTCGATTGGAACAGTTGAAA TGGCAGGGCATGTTAAGTGATACATCAAATGCGGAATCAGGATCTGAGGTTGATGATTTTGGTCCATCATATGTTCAGAAATTTTCAGACTATGGTTGCCTGACTCCAGTTCATGAGGAA GTAAAGGGTACAGACTGTGCAACATACTATAGCTGTGATGATCAGAGTCATCCGGACATGGGTCCTGTATCTTATAGTGGAGCACGGCGTACTACTGAAATGGTCCAGAAACAAACGGCTGATTTTAGGCAATCTTCTACCAACACAAGGCCTCGTCACCTAG GGAACGATGCACTTAATGTGGATGGTACAGTTGCTCAAAGGGGTTGGGAAAACATCGTTAAACTTGTAGTCACAGGCTTGATCAAGCTCTTTACCTTCATCCGGCTTTTCATCTCTAGAGCTGAGGGGAGGCTTGAGAACGTCCATCGTTCTGCCCCACCAGTAATCCTAGCACCAGAGAAGCCTCGGCCTTGGACCGTCAGTGATGAAGAGATGTGTTCCTGCTTACAGCGGCTTGACAATCTCGAGTCGTTGTGCAACCATCTTGCCACGAAACCACCACAGATCCCAGAAGATAAGGATCTCGTACTGCTGAGCTCATTTGAGCGGATCAAATCTGTTGAGGCTGACCTTGAGAGGACGAAAAGG GTGTTGCATGCCACGGTGGCGAAGCAGAAGGCATTGGTAGAGGCTCTGGAATCTGTACAGGAGTCATCTAGAGTTAAG AAGAGGATGTTCTGTTCATAG